In Halobacterium sp. R2-5, the following are encoded in one genomic region:
- a CDS encoding ATP-binding protein, with protein sequence MTEALDVVEFLLTARVYDKHRELDENDLPPAYRSVLWDDDGVPRPPQTTETAVSEGTDVDDPWDAISELMFTDRDTFSGGMSLVDDEMAVDWFVDNADADRVRENPAMAYAVGDEFGVDYEAARDENRPVQADPQWIDGLLAEYFDEDDEEMLDLVEVRSPAEIDVTLDDIVLTEEQEAEISKVAKAIEHRDYLATIGLSEIGKLLFVGPPGTGKTSTARGLAHQLDLPFVEVKLSMITSQYLGETAKNVEKVFEVAKRLSPCILFMDEFDFVATTRTGDEHNAIKRAVNTLLKSIDEVSLVNDDVLLIGATNHPDELDAAAWRRFDEILSFPRPDEGMRAEILELVTQELAVDDFNPEELAAETEGLTGSDLRLVLREAVLDALVEDRRTLTQDDLVAAVEDFEDRDHLRNLDTLEEAIDDPDEPDHDDAPHAGHDHA encoded by the coding sequence GTGACTGAGGCGCTCGACGTCGTCGAATTCCTGTTGACGGCCCGTGTCTACGACAAGCACCGGGAGCTCGACGAGAACGACCTGCCGCCGGCGTACCGTAGCGTGCTGTGGGACGACGACGGCGTCCCGCGGCCACCGCAGACGACGGAGACGGCTGTCAGCGAGGGGACCGACGTGGACGACCCCTGGGACGCCATCTCCGAGTTGATGTTCACCGACCGGGACACGTTCTCGGGGGGGATGAGCCTCGTGGACGACGAGATGGCCGTCGACTGGTTCGTGGACAACGCGGACGCCGACCGGGTGCGGGAGAACCCGGCGATGGCGTACGCGGTCGGCGACGAGTTCGGCGTGGACTACGAGGCCGCCCGCGACGAGAACCGCCCCGTGCAGGCGGACCCGCAGTGGATCGACGGCCTGCTCGCGGAGTACTTCGACGAGGACGACGAGGAGATGCTGGACCTCGTGGAGGTGCGCTCGCCCGCCGAAATCGACGTGACCCTCGACGACATCGTGCTCACGGAGGAGCAGGAGGCCGAGATCTCGAAGGTGGCGAAGGCCATCGAGCACCGCGACTACCTCGCGACGATCGGGCTCAGCGAGATCGGGAAGCTCCTGTTCGTCGGCCCGCCGGGCACGGGGAAGACCTCGACCGCCCGCGGGCTCGCCCACCAGCTCGACCTGCCGTTCGTGGAGGTAAAGCTCTCGATGATCACGAGCCAGTACCTCGGCGAGACGGCGAAGAACGTCGAGAAGGTCTTCGAGGTGGCCAAGCGCCTCTCGCCGTGCATCCTCTTCATGGACGAGTTCGACTTCGTCGCGACGACGCGGACGGGCGACGAGCACAACGCCATCAAGCGCGCGGTGAACACGCTCCTGAAGTCCATCGACGAGGTGAGCCTCGTCAACGACGACGTGCTGCTCATCGGCGCGACCAACCACCCGGACGAGCTCGACGCCGCGGCGTGGCGGCGCTTCGACGAGATCCTCTCGTTCCCGCGGCCGGACGAGGGGATGCGCGCGGAGATTCTGGAACTCGTCACCCAGGAGCTCGCGGTCGACGACTTCAACCCCGAGGAGCTCGCCGCCGAGACGGAGGGCCTGACGGGCAGTGACCTCCGGCTCGTGCTCCGGGAGGCCGTCCTCGACGCGCTCGTGGAGGACCGCCGCACGCTCACGCAGGACGACCTCGTGGCGGCGGTCGAGGACTTCGAGGACCGCGACCACCTCCGCAA
- a CDS encoding flippase activity-associated protein Agl23, producing MFSSSDGRGRRRVVLALVAVAALALLARLWDLGWRVAHQDEGRVADWTLHYMEVGAWQYRPIIHGPFLPHVNGVVFDLLGPSDFAMRLVVAVVGALLVLTPWLLRDRLSNAEVVATSLFFAGNPLLLYYSRFMRNDLLLAAFMFAAFGLFVRALDTRKARYLYAAAIPFGLAFTTKENALLYPVCWLGALVLVLDGRLVLAGAVDDSRWDVVRSHVRRIARAAWRYKLHVGAALAEAAAVVVMFYAPKPDLYEALSNPALLPGVLRDATLGSWSEFMRLWGSTGMQEHSYIAFLEHDLTVLAVGATALVAFALLGFFYERYVTAEPRSVVEVCFYWGAFSLFGYPAVADISAAWTMINVVVPLAVPAGVGAGLLFSQGRAAVAAGNAPAARAVALAFLVAAAGTGAVAAQTTYVNAQGPDNPLVQYAQPSGEMKPTLSEVREISARNDGVDVMFYGSEFNNPNDLTTTPRLNVTTGSYEGWFERLPLPWYLDRYGANVSSTTRNETLFEHEPPVVVALDSDDDGIEDELTERGYEREVYQGYQYARPLVFYVQENATV from the coding sequence ATGTTCTCCTCGAGTGACGGGCGCGGCCGACGCCGGGTCGTCCTCGCGCTCGTCGCCGTCGCCGCCCTCGCCCTCCTCGCGCGGCTCTGGGACCTCGGCTGGCGGGTCGCCCACCAGGACGAGGGCCGGGTCGCGGACTGGACGCTGCACTACATGGAGGTGGGCGCGTGGCAGTACCGCCCCATCATCCACGGGCCGTTCCTCCCGCACGTCAACGGTGTCGTCTTCGACCTGCTCGGGCCGTCGGACTTCGCGATGCGGCTGGTCGTCGCGGTCGTCGGCGCGCTCCTCGTCCTCACGCCGTGGCTGCTCCGGGACCGGCTCTCGAACGCCGAGGTCGTCGCGACGAGCCTCTTCTTCGCGGGCAACCCCCTGCTGCTGTACTACTCGCGGTTCATGCGCAACGACCTCCTGCTCGCGGCGTTCATGTTCGCGGCGTTCGGGCTGTTCGTCCGGGCCCTCGACACCCGGAAGGCGCGGTACCTCTACGCCGCCGCGATTCCGTTCGGGCTCGCGTTCACGACGAAGGAGAACGCGCTGCTGTACCCCGTCTGCTGGCTGGGCGCGCTCGTGCTCGTGCTCGACGGCCGGCTCGTGCTCGCCGGCGCGGTCGACGACAGCCGCTGGGACGTCGTGCGCTCGCACGTCCGGCGCATCGCCCGCGCGGCGTGGCGGTACAAGCTCCACGTCGGCGCCGCACTCGCCGAGGCCGCGGCCGTCGTCGTGATGTTCTACGCGCCGAAGCCCGACCTCTACGAGGCGCTGTCGAACCCCGCGCTGCTGCCGGGCGTGCTCCGAGACGCGACCCTCGGATCGTGGAGCGAGTTCATGCGGCTCTGGGGGTCGACGGGGATGCAGGAGCACTCCTACATCGCGTTCCTCGAACACGACCTCACGGTGCTCGCGGTCGGCGCCACCGCGCTCGTCGCGTTCGCCCTCCTCGGCTTCTTCTACGAGCGCTACGTCACCGCGGAGCCCCGCTCCGTCGTCGAGGTGTGCTTCTACTGGGGGGCGTTCTCGCTGTTCGGCTACCCGGCGGTCGCGGACATCTCCGCGGCGTGGACGATGATCAACGTCGTCGTGCCGCTGGCGGTGCCCGCGGGCGTCGGCGCCGGCCTCCTCTTCAGCCAGGGTCGCGCGGCCGTCGCCGCCGGGAACGCGCCCGCCGCGCGCGCCGTCGCGCTCGCGTTCCTCGTCGCCGCCGCCGGCACCGGCGCCGTCGCCGCCCAGACGACGTACGTGAACGCGCAGGGCCCGGACAATCCACTCGTCCAGTACGCCCAGCCCTCGGGCGAGATGAAGCCCACGCTCTCGGAGGTCCGGGAGATCTCCGCACGGAACGACGGCGTCGACGTCATGTTCTACGGGAGCGAGTTCAACAACCCGAACGACCTCACGACGACGCCCAGGCTGAACGTCACGACGGGCTCCTACGAGGGGTGGTTCGAGCGCCTGCCGCTCCCGTGGTACCTCGACCGCTACGGCGCGAACGTCTCCAGCACCACCCGCAACGAGACGCTGTTCGAACACGAGCCGCCCGTCGTCGTCGCGCTCGACAGCGACGATGACGGCATCGAGGACGAACTCACCGAGCGCGGCTACGAACGGGAGGTCTACCAGGGCTACCAGTACGCCCGCCCGCTCGTCTTCTACGTGCAGGAGAACGCGACTGTCTGA